From Channa argus isolate prfri chromosome 18, Channa argus male v1.0, whole genome shotgun sequence, the proteins below share one genomic window:
- the ppp1r3b gene encoding protein phosphatase 1 regulatory subunit 3B → MPIDMALPLYLSKEEFVFRTTPKTCKPALNSCLRFQHSHCVSQAEPEDGRSKNTTKAKKQVTFADHKGLSLTYVKLFSQFSDPIEVPVNILQNRSSALCLTAEEDKLVLDFTQPSSDYLHFRQSLERNYVCLEHCVLKEKSLAGTVKVKNLSFEKSVKLRVTFDTWRSHTDVDCVYIKDTYPSSYSDTFSFQFSLPEQLQPHERIEFAVCYKVGGCEYWDSNQGNNYSIVWSSMKSSYQDAGSHRTDSFHSGIHFDRYGSPTCSHGLFPDWPSYAGYENIGPYY, encoded by the coding sequence ATGCCGATCGACATGGCTTTACCTCTGTATCTGTCCAAAGAGGAGTTTGTCTTCAGGACGACTCCCAAAACATGCAAACCTGCCCTAAACTCCTGCTTGAGGTTTCAGCACTCGCACTGTGTCAGCCAGGCCGAGCCTGAAGACGGCCGATCCAAAAACACGACGAAGGCCAAAAAGCAGGTGACGTTTGCTGACCACAAAGGGCTGTCTTTAACCTACGTGAAGCTCTTCTCCCAGTTCAGCGATCCCATCGAAGTCCCTGTGAACATCCTGCAGAATCGGAGCTCTGCTCTGTGTCTGACGGCCGAGGAGGACAAACTGGTGCTGGACTTCACTCAGCCCTCCTCAGACTACCTGCACTTCCGTCAGAGCCTGGAGAGGAACTACGTCTGCCTGGAGCACTGTGTGTTGAAGGAGAAGTCGTTAGCAGGGACCGTTAAAGTCAAAAACCTGTCCTTTGAGAAGTCTGTGAAGCTGCGAGTGACCTTTGACACCTGGAGGAGCCACACCGATGTAGACTGCGTCTACATAAAGGACACTTATCCCAGCTCGTACAGTGACACCTTCTCCTTCCAGTTTTCTCTTCCGGAGCAGCTGCAGCCTCATGAGCGCATCGAGTTCGCCGTCTGCTACAAGGTGGGTGGATGCGAGTACTGGGACAGTAACCAGGGCAACAACTACAGCATTGTTTGGTCTTCGATGAAGAGCAGCTATCAGGACGCCGGCAGCCACCGAACAGACTCCTTTCACAGTGGGATTCATTTTGACCGATACGGCAGCCCCACCTGTTCACACGGCCTCTTCCCCGATTGGCCGAGCTACGCCGGCTACGAGAACATCGGCCCTTACTACTGA